A single window of Spirochaetota bacterium DNA harbors:
- a CDS encoding YdbL family protein — translation MKHIVAIALAIVAGILYSQVRCSSSACLKGMPSCIEIHPPAIHITGEKTALERQLIGEYKEIEKDAWVTSTVMVPSKGERYAFISTDESLLQAIKIRELNLDRIRMYKDMGIIGEMNNGYVGIVDEKKLQSVKDSAAIRSVVNDENNARVIIFIKSSGSQDKNDPKAIRFGYDFAKEQHAKAKKGDWIQKEDGRWVKK, via the coding sequence ATGAAACATATAGTGGCGATAGCACTGGCTATCGTTGCGGGAATACTGTATTCACAGGTACGATGCAGTTCATCAGCTTGCCTAAAAGGAATGCCAAGCTGTATTGAGATACATCCCCCTGCAATACACATTACAGGTGAAAAAACGGCTTTGGAGCGTCAGCTTATTGGTGAATACAAAGAAATTGAGAAGGACGCCTGGGTCACTTCAACAGTTATGGTTCCGTCAAAGGGGGAACGTTATGCATTTATATCTACAGATGAATCCCTACTACAGGCAATAAAGATACGTGAACTCAACCTTGACAGGATACGCATGTATAAAGACATGGGAATTATTGGTGAAATGAATAACGGATATGTGGGAATAGTAGATGAAAAGAAATTACAGTCAGTCAAAGATAGTGCAGCCATACGTTCTGTTGTTAATGATGAAAATAATGCACGAGTGATTATTTTTATTAAAAGTTCTGGCTCACAGGATAAAAATGATCCTAAAGCTATACGGTTTGGGTATGATTTTGCAAAAGAGCAGCATGCAAAAGCAAAAAAAGGCGACTGGATACAAAAAGAGGATGGGCGCTGGGTAAAAAAATGA
- a CDS encoding AsmA family protein, giving the protein MRTLTRCIFSIVFYSVIALSSLIILIVLILCIANIVLTNERVEKIIINQVESNLNAKASCDVTHFSLFNGFEIKNFKLLNINDLKPVIYFDELKLRYSFFPLFIGKIKIYEIGIYKPHIYIEEHNGIWNVQKLLKPHAKEDKIEEDKDKKEKEKKDEITLPVPFEILFGFVVENLSLHIKSSTYNLNLDNFSAGISFHIPPTRHIPLNLMAVMIFDKLHIKVNPDQTLQLSFVSRDIAAGPPVLFTFNLLYNPEETQVASNFKCGTHNTPIRFTRKHVAPLNAQVKYDIVYNPTDDILHCNILKVVFAQSTWISFAGTIKKINTQPTIQFAMLDSNIRLNEVYRYTSILLGKKPYFNGSLSIFPLMITGDSHELKVKGAIRGSKLAFSTGDFAITIPTVEIPYSVIMRNPFIEATVDAQLPHFVYSLDENKSRENSVSVQCTVLYSMNNNSLDIQKLLLIHKAPEIASETIRCEAFGKVILGESLNADITVSMLKFDLSSIAYTLPAQLKHSLSSSPITKPVTLNIHTDLSSSEETNSINIKAMCNIPDYSIDDLLVQAAITQKPKKGKIDISYFDVSSYKHKAHCYVKGSLMTNQELMLDIEAGAKVAPTSKVAFGNYSLSGMLQAIIALKGTLHTLVATGSLQSKGFLLSNDSAKLFVGPVDMNIPIAYSMGKSFKIPFDSTDVMNIQFFKQKANVSIGKIVAQHPSRNIAFEYVTNIHGHIGFNRNILEIKDFSAQVLKGTVTFKELYFNLADLNPQNMEFKIVLNAHDIDIGKLDKPESVKINKDSLLSFNAQVVGKNLNIAQDFDISGSVNIYKVGEQFANRLFKGINEERGRSKLGMAQFAVDNSLIITGFDFYLDKGLVYPTVLFKKKVLGVFVTVNNEQVRYERIPVVEFFNRVREETL; this is encoded by the coding sequence TTGAGAACTCTTACGCGATGCATCTTTTCAATTGTCTTTTATAGTGTGATAGCACTCAGCAGCCTGATCATTTTAATTGTACTGATTCTATGCATTGCCAATATTGTATTAACCAACGAACGAGTAGAAAAAATTATTATTAACCAGGTAGAGTCCAACCTCAATGCAAAAGCTTCCTGTGATGTGACTCATTTTTCTTTATTCAATGGCTTTGAAATAAAGAATTTCAAACTTTTGAATATTAATGATTTAAAACCTGTCATTTATTTTGATGAGTTAAAATTGAGGTATAGTTTTTTCCCACTGTTTATAGGGAAAATAAAAATATATGAAATTGGCATATATAAGCCACACATATATATAGAAGAGCATAATGGAATATGGAATGTTCAAAAATTGTTAAAACCACATGCAAAAGAAGATAAAATAGAAGAAGATAAAGACAAAAAAGAAAAAGAAAAAAAGGATGAAATAACTTTGCCAGTTCCATTTGAAATTCTTTTTGGGTTTGTAGTGGAAAATCTTTCGTTACATATTAAAAGCAGCACGTATAATCTCAATCTTGATAATTTTTCAGCAGGCATTTCATTCCACATTCCCCCAACACGCCATATTCCATTAAATCTTATGGCAGTAATGATATTTGACAAATTACACATAAAAGTAAATCCCGACCAAACGCTACAACTTTCGTTTGTGTCAAGGGATATTGCTGCAGGGCCACCGGTGTTATTTACTTTCAATCTTTTATATAATCCTGAAGAAACACAAGTGGCAAGTAATTTTAAGTGTGGTACCCACAATACTCCCATCAGGTTTACAAGAAAGCATGTAGCCCCCCTCAATGCACAAGTAAAATATGATATTGTATACAATCCAACAGATGATATATTGCACTGCAATATATTGAAAGTTGTATTTGCGCAATCAACCTGGATATCATTTGCTGGAACCATAAAAAAAATAAATACACAGCCTACAATACAGTTTGCCATGCTTGATAGCAATATCCGTCTTAATGAAGTGTATAGATACACCAGTATACTTCTGGGTAAAAAACCATATTTTAATGGTTCGCTTTCAATATTTCCTCTTATGATTACAGGGGATTCACATGAGTTAAAAGTTAAAGGTGCAATAAGAGGTAGTAAACTTGCGTTTTCTACGGGAGATTTTGCTATTACCATACCAACAGTTGAAATACCGTATTCAGTAATCATGCGCAATCCTTTTATTGAGGCAACTGTTGATGCTCAATTACCACATTTTGTGTATTCATTGGATGAAAACAAATCTAGGGAAAACAGTGTCAGTGTACAGTGTACTGTATTGTATTCTATGAATAATAATTCTCTGGACATCCAAAAATTACTTTTAATTCATAAAGCACCGGAGATAGCATCTGAAACAATTCGATGTGAAGCTTTTGGTAAAGTAATACTGGGTGAAAGTTTGAATGCAGACATTACAGTTTCTATGTTAAAGTTTGATCTTTCTTCAATAGCATATACTCTTCCAGCTCAGCTTAAGCATTCCCTTTCATCAAGTCCTATAACAAAACCTGTGACACTGAATATACATACAGATCTAAGTAGTTCTGAAGAAACAAATAGTATTAATATTAAAGCGATGTGTAATATACCTGATTATTCCATTGATGATTTATTGGTACAAGCAGCAATTACACAAAAACCAAAAAAAGGAAAAATTGATATATCCTACTTTGATGTATCAAGCTACAAGCACAAGGCTCATTGTTATGTGAAAGGCTCATTGATGACAAATCAGGAATTGATGCTTGATATTGAGGCAGGAGCAAAGGTTGCTCCGACGTCAAAAGTTGCATTTGGCAATTACTCATTGAGCGGTATGCTGCAAGCAATTATAGCCCTCAAAGGAACACTGCATACATTAGTTGCCACAGGAAGCTTGCAGTCAAAGGGTTTTCTGCTTAGTAATGATTCTGCAAAGCTTTTTGTTGGCCCTGTTGACATGAATATACCTATAGCCTACTCAATGGGCAAGAGCTTTAAAATACCATTTGATTCAACAGATGTTATGAATATTCAGTTTTTCAAACAAAAGGCAAACGTTTCAATTGGTAAAATTGTGGCACAGCATCCATCACGAAATATTGCATTTGAATATGTTACAAACATTCACGGGCATATTGGTTTTAATCGCAATATACTTGAAATCAAAGATTTTAGTGCACAGGTGTTAAAGGGCACGGTTACCTTTAAAGAATTATATTTCAATCTGGCCGATCTCAATCCGCAAAACATGGAATTTAAAATTGTCCTCAATGCACATGACATTGATATAGGCAAGCTTGACAAGCCTGAGTCGGTCAAAATTAATAAAGATTCATTGTTATCTTTTAATGCACAGGTTGTGGGCAAGAATCTTAATATTGCACAGGATTTTGATATTTCTGGTTCAGTAAATATCTATAAGGTGGGCGAACAATTTGCAAACAGGCTGTTCAAAGGTATTAATGAAGAGCGTGGCAGATCTAAATTGGGAATGGCACAGTTTGCAGTAGACAACTCACTTATTATTACCGGTTTTGATTTTTATCTTGATAAAGGGCTAGTTTATCCTACTGTTTTATTTAAAAAGAAAGTGCTGGGTGTTTTTGTTACTGTCAATAATGAGCAAGTACGCTATGAGCGGATACCGGTAGTTGAATTTTTTAACAGGGTAAGGGAGGAAACGTTATGA